In one Candidatus Delongbacteria bacterium genomic region, the following are encoded:
- a CDS encoding adenylate/guanylate cyclase domain-containing protein, which yields MSELRTRLLKAGAAGLAAVLLGLLLAGWTPIRGLFDSLESRLTDLRIRSLPWKPAAGDDQILIVDIDARSIDKLGRFHNWSRARLAELVTGLHAGGVRAVVFDLLLDAGPDSGADAQLLAALRASGRVVAGAGFSVADSAAFLYAMHTAPAGLAGTALSFAGDSCVLWPQERLESGLPGLQAVTRWGFVNARPDPDGVIRRAPLLASFGAQVWPSLALAAAIPALGWSGLEVQAGPRTLTLADPGGAGRRNLPHDGRGNLLLRYRGPWRSFRTVSFYDVLEGRLPPGFLQDKIVLVGSSLAGLADLKPVPLQAAYPGVEIQATALSNLLAGDPLRATGWRGLGLMLLLAALPSALAFTQRRAWLGLLLLVATAGLLWAVSLVALVGWGLLLPVALPASAGLLAGGGALVQRLLGEERQRRWLAGAFSRYVSEEVLQELLRHPERLCLGGERRTLSLLFCDIRAFTSMSERVPPAELGGLLNRYLTVMSQLILEQGGTLDKYIGDAIVALFGAPVEQEDHARRALLAALAMQERLASLRVEFAGTAFEELEIGIGVHCGPVLVGNFGSDLRFDFTAIGDAMNLASRLESLTKSYGCRILVSPDILAAAGPGFGQRLLDHVRVMGKQTPVELHELFAPGPERGELCHSFEAARALYATGDFSAGAAAMRAHLERFPDDAPARALLARCDLLAASPRTGWDGVWQMDRK from the coding sequence ATGAGTGAGCTCCGCACACGCCTGCTGAAGGCGGGCGCCGCCGGCCTGGCGGCCGTCCTGCTGGGCCTGCTGCTGGCCGGCTGGACACCGATCCGCGGCCTGTTCGACAGCCTGGAATCCCGCCTGACCGACCTGCGGATACGCTCCCTGCCCTGGAAGCCCGCCGCCGGCGACGACCAGATCCTCATCGTCGACATCGACGCCCGCAGCATCGACAAGCTGGGACGCTTCCACAACTGGTCGCGCGCCCGGCTGGCCGAACTCGTGACCGGCCTCCACGCCGGCGGCGTGCGGGCCGTGGTCTTCGATCTGCTGCTGGACGCGGGCCCGGACTCCGGCGCTGACGCCCAGTTGCTGGCCGCGCTGCGGGCCTCCGGGCGCGTGGTGGCCGGCGCGGGTTTCAGCGTGGCGGACAGCGCGGCCTTCCTCTATGCCATGCACACGGCGCCCGCCGGGCTGGCCGGCACGGCCCTGAGCTTCGCCGGCGACAGCTGCGTCCTCTGGCCTCAGGAGCGGTTGGAAAGCGGGCTGCCAGGTCTGCAGGCCGTCACCCGCTGGGGCTTCGTCAACGCCCGGCCGGATCCGGACGGAGTGATCCGGCGCGCTCCGCTGCTGGCCTCCTTCGGCGCCCAGGTCTGGCCTTCCCTGGCGCTGGCCGCGGCCATTCCCGCCCTGGGCTGGAGCGGCCTGGAAGTCCAGGCCGGGCCGCGCACCCTCACGCTCGCCGACCCCGGCGGCGCCGGCCGCCGCAACCTGCCCCACGACGGGCGGGGCAACCTGCTCCTGCGCTACCGCGGGCCCTGGCGCAGCTTCCGCACCGTCTCCTTCTACGACGTGCTGGAGGGACGCCTGCCCCCGGGCTTCCTGCAGGACAAAATCGTGCTGGTGGGATCCTCGCTGGCGGGTCTGGCGGACCTCAAGCCCGTGCCCCTGCAGGCGGCCTACCCGGGCGTGGAGATCCAGGCCACCGCCCTCTCCAACCTGCTGGCCGGGGATCCCCTGCGCGCCACGGGTTGGAGGGGCCTCGGCCTCATGCTGCTGCTGGCCGCCCTGCCCTCGGCCCTGGCCTTCACCCAGCGTCGCGCCTGGCTGGGCCTCCTGCTGCTCGTGGCCACCGCCGGCCTGCTCTGGGCCGTCAGCCTGGTCGCCCTGGTCGGCTGGGGACTCCTGCTGCCCGTGGCCCTGCCCGCCAGCGCGGGCCTGCTGGCCGGCGGCGGGGCGCTGGTACAGCGCCTGCTGGGCGAGGAGCGCCAGCGCCGTTGGCTGGCTGGCGCCTTCTCGCGCTACGTCTCGGAGGAGGTGCTGCAGGAGCTGCTCCGCCATCCGGAGCGCCTCTGCCTGGGCGGCGAACGACGCACCCTCAGCCTGCTGTTCTGCGACATCCGGGCCTTCACCAGCATGAGCGAGCGCGTGCCGCCGGCGGAGCTGGGCGGCCTGTTGAACCGCTACCTCACCGTCATGAGCCAGCTGATTCTCGAGCAGGGCGGCACCCTGGACAAGTACATCGGCGACGCCATCGTGGCGCTGTTCGGCGCTCCGGTGGAACAGGAGGACCACGCCCGCCGCGCCCTGCTGGCCGCCCTGGCCATGCAGGAGCGCCTGGCCTCGCTGCGCGTGGAATTCGCCGGCACGGCCTTCGAAGAGCTGGAGATCGGGATCGGCGTCCACTGCGGACCGGTGCTGGTGGGGAATTTCGGCTCCGATCTGCGCTTCGATTTCACAGCCATCGGCGACGCCATGAACCTGGCCAGCCGGCTGGAGAGCCTCACCAAATCCTACGGTTGCCGGATCCTGGTCTCGCCGGACATCCTGGCCGCCGCGGGTCCGGGTTTCGGCCAGCGCCTGCTGGACCACGTGCGCGTGATGGGCAAGCAGACGCCGGTGGAACTGCACGAACTGTTCGCGCCCGGCCCGGAGCGCGGGGAGTTGTGTCACAGTTTCGAGGCGGCCCGGGCCTTGTACGCCACGGGCGACTTCAGCGCCGGGGCCGCGGCCATGCGCGCCCACCTGGAGCGCTTCCCCGACGACGCCCCCGCCCGGGCCCTGCTGGCACGCTGCGACCTGCTGGCGGCCAGCCCGCGGACCGGCTGGGACGGAGTCTGGCAGATGGACCGCAAGTAG
- a CDS encoding N-6 DNA methylase, giving the protein MPLRPSLPSYLTRACARLLPDPGATPAHPRQLDELLDQALAAELDGSAPPAPGGLELAPWRGQPGLAGEVFQELQKRRNPLAARDGQVFTPWPLARRLVELLEPAADQRWLDPAAGAGIFLQAAAAAGVRATACQALELDPAAAALGGRLTPGCAWRVGDALADWSALPADWRGGFDRVILNPPFRNGVERRDPAWSARRAELRARFATTRGPFDLYVPFVERGLEFLRPGGQLGLLLPNTWLASRYGQALRLWLAQRTRLLRLQHAPGLRLFPRADFEALLLVVELRADGAGGALQVERLERRLDVVERHACPPALVTELAAEGWGPLLQPPGLRRLHALTRPLGEQHEVRASLSADEFYRLEVRECPGLVPEPAEVRLLSSGALEPFRHTWADTAVRFRGARRQRPVVRLADLSPGRRNQARQPRVLLANLSRRLEALAVAPGAALGVVNVMQVFCRDQAEARALAAWLNSGPVQAWVHTWHDPLRMNGQLSLNRELVRSLPGPPRLDQPGQAADAEQLRRLGRLLAELADAGRLDQAGEGLRQLDELAARWLPAAAGAAPEC; this is encoded by the coding sequence ATGCCGCTCCGCCCTTCCCTTCCCAGCTACCTGACGCGGGCCTGCGCCCGCCTGCTCCCCGATCCGGGAGCGACGCCCGCACACCCGAGGCAGCTGGACGAGCTGCTGGACCAGGCCCTGGCCGCCGAGTTGGACGGGAGCGCGCCGCCAGCGCCCGGCGGGCTGGAACTGGCGCCCTGGCGCGGGCAGCCCGGGCTGGCAGGAGAGGTTTTCCAGGAGCTGCAGAAGCGGCGGAATCCGCTGGCCGCGCGGGACGGCCAGGTGTTCACTCCCTGGCCCCTGGCCCGGCGGCTGGTGGAGCTGCTGGAACCCGCCGCGGACCAACGCTGGCTGGACCCCGCCGCCGGGGCGGGCATCTTCCTGCAGGCCGCCGCGGCTGCGGGTGTCCGGGCCACCGCCTGCCAGGCCCTGGAGCTGGATCCCGCCGCGGCCGCGCTGGGCGGTCGGCTGACCCCCGGCTGCGCCTGGCGGGTGGGCGACGCCCTGGCCGACTGGAGCGCGCTGCCCGCCGACTGGCGCGGCGGCTTCGACCGCGTGATCCTCAATCCGCCCTTCCGCAACGGCGTGGAGCGCCGCGATCCCGCCTGGAGCGCCCGCCGGGCGGAGCTGCGCGCGCGCTTCGCCACCACCCGCGGCCCCTTCGATCTTTACGTGCCCTTCGTGGAGCGCGGCCTGGAGTTCCTGCGGCCGGGCGGTCAGCTGGGCCTGCTGTTGCCCAACACCTGGCTGGCCAGCCGCTACGGCCAGGCCCTCCGACTCTGGCTGGCGCAGCGCACCCGGCTCTTGCGCCTGCAGCACGCGCCGGGCCTGCGGCTCTTTCCCCGGGCGGACTTCGAAGCCCTGCTGCTGGTGGTGGAGCTGCGCGCGGACGGGGCGGGCGGGGCCCTGCAGGTGGAGCGGCTGGAGCGCCGACTGGACGTGGTGGAGCGGCACGCCTGCCCGCCGGCCCTGGTGACGGAATTGGCCGCGGAAGGCTGGGGGCCGCTGCTGCAGCCGCCTGGGCTGCGCCGTCTGCACGCCCTGACCCGGCCGCTGGGAGAACAGCATGAAGTGCGGGCCAGCCTGAGTGCGGACGAATTCTACCGGCTGGAGGTGCGCGAATGTCCCGGTCTGGTGCCGGAACCCGCGGAAGTGCGCCTGCTCAGTTCGGGCGCGCTCGAGCCCTTCCGCCACACCTGGGCCGACACGGCCGTGCGCTTTCGCGGCGCGCGCCGGCAGCGGCCCGTGGTCCGGCTGGCGGACCTGTCGCCCGGGCGGAGGAACCAGGCCCGTCAGCCGCGCGTGCTGCTGGCCAACTTGAGCCGCCGGCTGGAGGCCCTGGCCGTGGCGCCCGGCGCGGCCCTGGGCGTGGTCAACGTGATGCAGGTCTTCTGCCGGGATCAGGCGGAGGCGCGGGCCCTGGCGGCCTGGCTCAATTCGGGACCCGTGCAGGCCTGGGTCCACACCTGGCACGACCCCCTGCGCATGAACGGCCAACTCAGCCTGAACCGGGAGCTGGTGCGCTCGCTGCCGGGGCCGCCGCGGCTGGATCAACCCGGTCAGGCGGCGGACGCGGAGCAACTGCGGCGGCTGGGCCGGCTGTTGGCGGAGCTGGCCGACGCCGGCCGTCTGGATCAGGCCGGAGAGGGGCTGCGCCAGCTGGACGAACTGGCCGCCCGCTGGCTCCCCGCCGCCGCTGGAGCCGCCCCGGAATGCTGA
- a CDS encoding DEAD/DEAH box helicase, translating to MSDTTDTGKTPEALPESSQTVHFSFDELPEQYRRKVTALGWSKPMDVQEKAIPLIRRGMDLIVQSRTGSGKTGAFLIPLLLDIDESRAECQALILVPTRELAIQVHAELERLTEGLTMRNALLYGGVGYGKQLKDLENKAQIVIGTPGRVLDHLDRGTFSAAAVRYLVLDEADEMLSMGFYPAMRKVRRWLPVKRQSLMFSATMPRAVLNLSKEFLHHPEFLTLSGDNVGVETLTHEYYTVEPMEKDRSLVRILEMENPANALIFCNRKSDVEYLFQFLQNAGYDVDRISGDLSQSAREKVMGLIRQHKVRFLIATDVAARGIDIQDLDIVFQYDVPQDLEIYVHRAGRTARAGKSGRCITLVTYRDELPLREIQTKFRILLQKKDLPDLEQVSQRVCERTTVLLEEQLRDAGSVMNERIDRFTPLVEELSQSEEGRRLLALQLDDFYHRSLHLPPKLPEEKIRFDEMQDDPNRPRRSEREREREPRREREPRRDDRREREPRRDERPAPSEAVAAPALETAAPLEEGAASPAGPVSEGPRKRPRRRRRGGAAEGAAGAESAAGTPAAPDDAA from the coding sequence ATGTCGGATACGACTGACACGGGGAAGACCCCGGAAGCCCTGCCCGAATCATCCCAGACCGTCCATTTCAGCTTCGATGAACTGCCGGAGCAATACCGCCGCAAAGTCACCGCCCTGGGCTGGAGCAAGCCCATGGACGTGCAGGAGAAGGCCATCCCCCTGATTCGCCGGGGCATGGACCTCATCGTTCAGAGCCGCACGGGCAGCGGCAAGACCGGCGCCTTCCTGATTCCCCTCCTGCTGGACATCGACGAGAGCCGCGCGGAGTGCCAGGCCCTGATCCTGGTGCCCACCCGCGAACTGGCCATCCAGGTCCACGCCGAGCTGGAGCGCCTGACCGAAGGCCTCACCATGCGCAACGCGCTGCTCTATGGCGGCGTGGGCTATGGCAAGCAGCTGAAGGACCTCGAGAACAAGGCCCAGATCGTGATCGGCACGCCGGGCCGCGTGCTGGACCACCTGGACCGCGGCACCTTCTCCGCCGCCGCCGTGCGCTACCTGGTGCTGGACGAGGCCGACGAGATGCTCTCCATGGGCTTCTACCCGGCCATGCGCAAGGTGCGCCGCTGGCTGCCCGTCAAGCGCCAGAGCCTGATGTTCAGCGCCACCATGCCCCGCGCCGTGCTCAACCTCTCCAAGGAGTTCCTCCACCACCCGGAGTTCCTCACGCTGAGCGGCGACAACGTGGGCGTGGAGACCCTGACCCACGAGTACTACACCGTGGAGCCGATGGAGAAGGACCGCTCGCTGGTGCGCATCCTGGAGATGGAGAACCCGGCCAACGCGCTGATCTTCTGCAACCGCAAGAGCGACGTGGAATACCTGTTCCAGTTCCTGCAGAACGCCGGCTACGACGTGGACCGCATCAGCGGGGACCTGAGCCAGAGCGCGCGGGAGAAGGTGATGGGCCTGATCCGCCAGCACAAGGTGCGCTTCCTGATCGCCACCGACGTAGCTGCGCGCGGCATCGACATCCAGGACCTGGACATCGTGTTCCAGTACGACGTGCCCCAGGACCTGGAGATCTACGTCCACCGGGCGGGCCGCACGGCGCGCGCGGGCAAGAGCGGGCGTTGTATCACGCTGGTCACCTACCGCGACGAGCTGCCGCTCCGGGAGATTCAGACCAAGTTCCGCATCCTGCTGCAGAAGAAGGATCTGCCCGATCTGGAGCAGGTGAGCCAGCGCGTCTGCGAGCGCACCACCGTGCTGCTGGAGGAGCAGCTGCGCGACGCCGGCAGCGTGATGAACGAGCGCATCGACCGCTTCACGCCGCTGGTCGAGGAGCTGTCCCAGAGCGAGGAGGGTCGGCGCCTGCTGGCCCTGCAGCTGGACGACTTCTACCACCGCAGCCTGCACCTGCCGCCCAAGCTGCCCGAGGAGAAGATCCGCTTCGACGAGATGCAGGACGACCCCAACCGTCCGCGCCGCAGCGAGCGCGAGCGCGAACGCGAACCGCGCCGGGAGCGGGAGCCGCGCCGCGACGACCGTCGGGAACGCGAACCGCGCCGGGACGAGCGTCCCGCCCCCAGCGAGGCCGTGGCCGCCCCCGCCCTGGAGACCGCTGCGCCGCTGGAAGAGGGAGCGGCCAGCCCGGCTGGGCCGGTGAGCGAGGGTCCGCGCAAGCGTCCCCGCCGCCGTCGTCGCGGAGGGGCCGCCGAGGGCGCGGCAGGTGCGGAATCCGCCGCCGGCACGCCGGCCGCACCGGACGACGCGGCCTGA
- a CDS encoding geranylgeranyl reductase family protein → MRRDVDVVVAGAGPAGATVALLLARAGVETLLLEKREFPRDKLCGGFLAARTLCLLEELHGSAWPADLIHQGEDRFQIWHAGRLLTDRRLGDRMAFVQRLEFDEFLARQAVRAGAELWERAELRDVAPTADGRAVELRLADGRDLSARWLVGADGVFSRVRQHVDPDWRPGVAALELQIPCDAELPPRLDFGLFPWGYGWRFPKRGVQTVGVCGASGRTGSLAPALRAYLAQLGLEAGPGLAGWPLPDRPARLCRGRILLTGDAAGLCEPISGEGIYFALRSGERAARALLAARLVTAHHAEEHLRAGYQAGTRHLRRQLLASRLFRPLFHRPGVQERLLRTFANLPELNQVEWPDILRHAARELLRPR, encoded by the coding sequence GTGAGGCGCGATGTCGACGTGGTGGTGGCCGGCGCCGGTCCGGCGGGAGCCACGGTCGCCCTGCTGCTGGCGCGGGCGGGCGTGGAGACCCTCCTGCTGGAGAAGCGCGAGTTTCCCCGGGACAAACTCTGCGGCGGCTTCCTGGCCGCGCGCACCCTGTGCCTGCTGGAGGAGCTGCACGGCTCCGCCTGGCCGGCCGACCTCATCCACCAAGGCGAGGATCGTTTTCAGATCTGGCACGCCGGCCGCCTGTTGACGGATCGCCGGCTGGGCGACCGGATGGCCTTCGTGCAGCGCCTGGAATTCGACGAATTCCTGGCTCGCCAGGCGGTCCGGGCCGGGGCCGAGTTGTGGGAGCGGGCCGAACTGCGCGACGTGGCCCCCACGGCGGATGGCCGGGCCGTGGAGCTGCGGCTGGCCGACGGCCGGGATTTGAGCGCGCGCTGGCTGGTGGGGGCCGACGGCGTGTTCTCCCGCGTCCGGCAGCACGTGGACCCGGACTGGAGGCCGGGCGTCGCGGCGCTGGAACTGCAGATCCCTTGCGACGCCGAGTTGCCGCCGCGGCTGGATTTCGGACTCTTTCCCTGGGGCTACGGCTGGCGCTTTCCCAAGCGCGGCGTGCAGACCGTGGGCGTCTGCGGCGCCAGCGGGAGGACGGGCTCCCTCGCGCCCGCGTTGCGCGCCTATCTCGCTCAACTGGGGCTCGAGGCCGGTCCGGGGTTGGCAGGCTGGCCGCTGCCGGACCGCCCCGCCCGTCTCTGCCGCGGGCGGATTCTGCTGACGGGCGACGCCGCCGGTCTCTGCGAACCCATCTCGGGCGAAGGGATCTACTTCGCGCTGCGCTCCGGCGAGCGCGCTGCCCGGGCCCTGCTGGCCGCCCGGCTGGTCACGGCCCACCACGCGGAGGAACACCTGCGCGCCGGCTACCAGGCCGGCACCCGGCACCTGCGCCGGCAACTGCTGGCCTCGCGCCTGTTCCGACCGCTCTTCCATCGACCCGGAGTGCAGGAACGCTTGCTCCGGACTTTCGCCAATCTGCCCGAGCTGAACCAGGTGGAGTGGCCGGACATCCTGCGCCACGCCGCCCGCGAGCTGCTCCGCCCGCGCTGA
- a CDS encoding FecR family protein: MRTLPFLLRPLLLFLLLGSAAAAPAKSASPEVAKLGFFIGDVRCRTGAGPWAPARLNQSLRAEQELRTGPESRAELQLGSSVVRLGERSQLRLADLKRKGEAAEGGLQLLFGQLWTRLRNLGDEGLELRSPTAVMAVRGTIFRAEAGVDSSLAMWVYEGRVDMGGADQAVGSDTGQAAPAAPTGEPRPAGGPRPVPGPYEITLDEWVRVTQGMRFVLRPDGRYALESFDAEQDRLDDWVRWNLARDAALHE, translated from the coding sequence ATGCGCACGCTTCCATTCCTCCTCCGGCCGCTGCTGCTGTTCCTTCTGTTGGGAAGCGCCGCCGCAGCCCCGGCGAAATCCGCCTCGCCCGAAGTGGCCAAGCTGGGCTTCTTCATCGGGGACGTGCGTTGCCGCACGGGCGCGGGGCCTTGGGCACCGGCCCGGCTGAACCAGTCCCTGCGCGCCGAGCAGGAGCTCCGCACCGGCCCGGAGAGTCGCGCCGAACTGCAGTTGGGCAGCAGCGTGGTGCGGCTGGGCGAGCGCAGCCAATTGCGGCTGGCGGACCTGAAGCGCAAGGGCGAGGCGGCCGAGGGCGGCCTGCAGCTGCTCTTCGGCCAACTCTGGACCCGCCTGCGCAACCTGGGCGACGAGGGTCTGGAACTGCGCAGCCCCACCGCCGTGATGGCCGTGCGCGGGACGATCTTCCGCGCCGAGGCCGGCGTGGATTCCAGCCTGGCCATGTGGGTCTACGAGGGCCGCGTGGATATGGGCGGCGCCGACCAGGCCGTCGGGTCCGACACGGGCCAGGCCGCGCCGGCGGCGCCCACGGGCGAACCCCGACCCGCCGGCGGGCCGCGTCCGGTGCCCGGACCCTACGAGATCACGCTGGACGAGTGGGTGCGCGTGACACAAGGCATGCGCTTCGTGCTGCGGCCCGACGGACGCTACGCGCTGGAGAGCTTCGACGCCGAACAGGACCGGCTGGACGACTGGGTGCGCTGGAATCTAGCCCGGGACGCGGCCCTGCATGAGTGA
- a CDS encoding UvrD-helicase domain-containing protein: MRPEAEQTLTDEQQAVVQALKGPLLVLAPVGSGKTLVMARRLAAALESGLEPERCLCLTFTNRAARELRLRSAGLGPGAARTAVFTFHGFCSHLLRREAAAAGLPGEFTVLDDLDSRELLARCHPRRGELQAEAEREAAGLYHDWGRRLSALEPEQCRPGFVAAAALEGLDAGRRAWLSAYLTQLKSRAALDFPLLVHQARSLLAGDAALRARWEAQYGWIQVDEVQDTHMSEWSLLEALARPHGNLAFFGDLDQTIYGWRGSQPDRLLAAFERAFGQPRVFQLGLNHRGTRAILELAGQVAAGLPDRHTRLQPAPHLPQGEPVRWLLADDPEDCARRVAREVLARGGPGTRPAVLARSNGVCRLVAREIERAGGTALLEEDLRLSRRPEVRALLAPLRLVANESDLDALGRWLRWGGLEPELRQAVERVQPHAAEAHLALTDLVRGGTLAAGDPFADLLESWERHHHVVLDVETSGLDPEQDEVLEIACQRWSRDVELDRLHLLLKPTRPLGASAAVHGLDAELLRREGRDPARAFAELVEFIGPSLVVGHNIRFDISLLQGHARRLGIQLPDWPTADTLALARRVLRTGSMRLGDLAARLQLRHEPTHRAMDDVSATAHLLEVLVAPVLESREDRRDLVAGAAEAFRPWAARLDKLRALAQTLRPPELLEFSSGQNWFQRGLPGGQPTPALRRLQRWFQRQDTEECAGRQPRSALAHLLEQAALARPADLLEDEGVPVLTIHAAKGMEFDLIWLTGLCQGVLPDFRNQRGAGLTEERRVCYVGITRARRELCCCAWRLDERGRPAGWSEFVQGAAPA, from the coding sequence ATGAGGCCGGAAGCGGAACAGACCCTCACCGACGAGCAGCAGGCCGTGGTCCAGGCCCTGAAAGGCCCGCTGCTGGTCCTGGCCCCCGTGGGCAGCGGCAAGACGCTGGTAATGGCGCGCCGGCTGGCCGCCGCGCTGGAGTCGGGCCTGGAACCTGAGCGCTGCCTCTGTCTCACCTTCACCAACCGGGCCGCCCGCGAACTGCGCCTGCGCAGCGCCGGCCTCGGCCCGGGCGCCGCCCGCACGGCGGTCTTCACCTTCCATGGATTCTGCTCCCACCTGCTGCGGCGCGAGGCCGCGGCGGCCGGTCTGCCCGGCGAGTTCACCGTGCTGGACGACCTGGACAGCCGCGAGCTGCTGGCGCGCTGCCATCCCCGGCGGGGCGAGCTGCAGGCGGAGGCGGAGCGCGAGGCGGCGGGCCTGTATCACGACTGGGGCCGGCGGCTGAGCGCCCTGGAGCCGGAGCAGTGTCGGCCAGGCTTCGTGGCCGCCGCGGCCCTGGAAGGCCTGGACGCCGGCCGGCGCGCCTGGCTGTCCGCCTATCTGACCCAACTCAAATCCCGCGCCGCGCTGGACTTTCCCCTGCTCGTGCACCAGGCCCGCAGCCTGCTGGCCGGCGACGCCGCGCTGCGCGCGCGTTGGGAGGCCCAGTACGGCTGGATCCAGGTGGACGAGGTGCAGGACACGCACATGTCCGAGTGGAGCCTGCTGGAGGCACTGGCCCGCCCCCACGGCAACCTGGCCTTCTTCGGCGACCTGGACCAGACCATCTACGGCTGGCGCGGCTCGCAGCCCGACCGCCTGCTGGCGGCCTTCGAGCGCGCGTTCGGCCAGCCGCGCGTCTTTCAGCTGGGGCTGAACCACCGCGGCACGCGGGCGATCCTCGAACTGGCCGGCCAGGTGGCCGCCGGACTGCCCGATCGCCACACGCGCCTGCAGCCCGCTCCCCACCTGCCCCAGGGCGAGCCCGTCCGCTGGCTGCTGGCCGACGATCCGGAGGACTGCGCCCGGCGCGTGGCCCGCGAAGTGCTGGCGCGCGGCGGTCCCGGCACGCGGCCCGCGGTGCTGGCCCGCAGCAACGGGGTCTGCCGGCTGGTGGCCCGGGAGATCGAACGGGCGGGCGGCACGGCCCTGCTCGAGGAGGACCTGCGCCTCTCCCGGCGGCCGGAAGTGCGAGCCCTGCTGGCGCCGCTGCGGCTGGTGGCAAACGAGTCCGACCTGGACGCCCTGGGGCGCTGGCTGCGCTGGGGTGGCCTGGAGCCTGAGCTGCGGCAGGCCGTGGAGCGCGTGCAGCCCCATGCCGCGGAGGCCCACCTGGCCCTGACGGACCTCGTGCGCGGCGGCACGCTGGCGGCCGGGGATCCCTTCGCCGACCTGCTGGAGAGCTGGGAGCGGCACCATCACGTGGTCCTGGACGTGGAAACCAGCGGGCTGGATCCGGAGCAGGACGAGGTGCTGGAGATCGCCTGCCAGCGCTGGTCGCGCGACGTGGAGCTGGACCGCTTGCACCTGCTGCTCAAACCCACCCGGCCGCTGGGCGCCTCCGCGGCCGTGCACGGACTGGACGCCGAGCTGCTGCGCCGCGAGGGGCGGGATCCCGCGCGGGCCTTCGCCGAGCTGGTGGAGTTCATCGGCCCCTCGCTGGTGGTGGGCCACAACATCCGCTTCGACATCTCGCTCCTGCAGGGCCACGCCCGCCGATTGGGCATCCAATTGCCGGACTGGCCCACGGCGGACACGCTGGCGCTGGCCCGCCGCGTCCTGCGCACGGGGAGCATGCGGCTGGGCGACCTGGCCGCCCGGCTCCAATTGCGCCACGAGCCCACCCACCGCGCCATGGACGACGTGAGCGCCACGGCGCACCTGCTGGAGGTCCTGGTGGCGCCCGTGCTGGAGAGCCGGGAAGATCGGCGGGACTTGGTGGCCGGCGCGGCGGAGGCCTTCCGTCCCTGGGCCGCGCGGCTGGACAAGCTGCGGGCCCTGGCCCAGACCCTGCGTCCGCCCGAACTGCTGGAGTTCAGCTCCGGCCAGAACTGGTTCCAACGGGGCCTGCCCGGCGGCCAGCCCACACCAGCATTACGCCGGCTGCAGCGTTGGTTCCAGCGCCAGGACACGGAAGAGTGCGCCGGACGACAGCCCCGCTCGGCCCTGGCCCATCTGCTGGAGCAGGCGGCCCTGGCCCGTCCCGCCGACCTGTTGGAGGACGAGGGTGTACCCGTGCTGACCATCCACGCGGCCAAAGGCATGGAGTTCGATTTGATTTGGCTGACCGGGCTCTGCCAGGGCGTGCTGCCGGACTTCCGCAACCAGCGCGGCGCCGGATTGACCGAGGAACGGCGTGTCTGCTACGTGGGGATCACGCGCGCCCGGCGCGAGCTCTGCTGTTGCGCTTGGCGCCTGGACGAGCGCGGCCGGCCCGCGGGCTGGTCGGAGTTCGTCCAGGGGGCGGCCCCCGCGTGA
- a CDS encoding response regulator, which yields MARILIVDDDIDIIEASRVMLELDGHDVLAAYNYQEGLQSALENKPELMILDVMMDEPDDGFALAQTLRARGIKTPIIMLTSVSRVSGMQFGTDNDLLPVNDFVQKPVDPAVLQEKVRALLA from the coding sequence ATGGCACGCATTCTGATCGTGGATGACGATATCGACATCATCGAGGCCAGCCGCGTAATGCTGGAGCTGGATGGCCACGACGTGTTGGCCGCCTACAACTACCAGGAAGGCCTGCAGTCCGCCCTGGAGAACAAGCCGGAGTTGATGATCCTGGACGTGATGATGGACGAGCCCGACGACGGCTTCGCCCTGGCCCAGACCCTGCGCGCACGGGGAATCAAGACCCCGATCATCATGCTGACCAGCGTGAGCCGCGTGAGCGGCATGCAGTTCGGCACGGACAACGACCTGCTGCCCGTGAACGATTTCGTCCAAAAGCCCGTGGATCCTGCCGTCCTGCAGGAGAAGGTCCGCGCGCTCCTCGCCTGA